One stretch of Nicotiana tabacum cultivar K326 chromosome 18, ASM71507v2, whole genome shotgun sequence DNA includes these proteins:
- the LOC142161690 gene encoding F-box/FBD/LRR-repeat protein At1g13570-like isoform X2 — protein sequence MSSYMCACVNPLPPFYSLSNSSSIHQTIQEHLSIEDAAKMSVLSRPWRHVWASIPKLVFSAQFCRSKPPDTLVDVINTILSQHVGAIKTFLLNISSIPSSQHPVIDQWMLLLSRNGVVDLTLQNLYNAPYKLPSYMYSVALESLKLSNCIFRPPCSFRGFCKLKKLSLLEVALEFDVSTSCLWMPNLFSLKVRVCGGLPKIYAPELLHIFFFTRSTKTLMLDHFMDCRKLKTVILAKSEKNQDKPMNLTYLLNCWPMIKRLSLDGYYLKSLAYGIEEERLPTCLNRLKALSLFNFNFNDEDQLFSLLRLFGSSPNLEDLLILLTWKKKGGMEVEVNHFERPAYRTLGLNKLQKFKIENFHGSRTKMLFVRFILASAPLLQEAILLEDAERVHESQCLEILKELVGFPRASPKLGIICKPSKIGKEVLY from the exons ATGAGTTCATATATGTGTGCCTGTGTAAATCCCCTTCCGCCGTTCTATTCACTCTCCAACTCCTCAAGCATTCATCAAAcc ATTCAGGAGCACTTGTCTATTGAGGATGCTGCAAAAATGAGTGTTTTGTCTAGACCGTGGAGACATGTTTGGGCTTCAATCCCCAAGCTTGTATTTTCTGCTCAGTTTTGCCGGAGCAAGCCACCAGACACATTAGTAGATGTCATTAATACAATTCTGTCGCAGCACGTTGGAGCCATTAAGACATTCCTCCTCAATATTTCATCAATACCTTCTTCTCAGCACCCTGTTATAGATCAATGGATGCTATTGTTGTCAAGAAATGGTGTCGTGGATCTTACCCTTCAGAATCTATACAATGCTCCTTATAAATTGCCTTCCTACATGTACAGTGTAGCACTGGAAAGTTTGAAACTGTCCAACTGCATTTTCAGGCCGCCATGCAGCTTTAGGGGTTTCTGCAAGCTCAAAAAGCTTTCACTACTTGAAGTCGCCTTAGAATTTGACGTTTCAACTTCTTGCTTGTGGATGCCAAACCTTTTCAGTCTGAAGGTTAGGGTGTGCGGTGGTCTTCCAAAAATATATGCTCCAGAGCTTTTGCATATATTTTTCTTTACCAGGAGCACCAAAACCCTTATGTTGGATCATTTCATGGACTGTCGGAAGCTGAAAACAGTTATACTTGCAAAATCAGAAAAAAATCAAGATAAACCGATGAACTTGACTTATCTTCTCAACTGCTGGCCTATGATAAAGCGTCTTTCTTTGGACGGTTACTACCTCAAGTCTTTGGCTTATGGTATTGAAGAAGAGAGGCTACCCACATGCCTCAATAGGTTGAAGGCACTTTCTTTATTTAACTTCAATTTTAATGATGAAGATCAATTATTTTCTCTTCTAAGATTGTTTGGAAGTTCTCCCAATTTGGAGGACCTTCTAATTTTGTTGACCTGGAAGAAGAAAGGAGGCATGGAAGTCGAAGTAAATCATTTTGAACGACCAGCCTACAGGACACTAGGACTCAACAAgcttcaaaaatttaaaatagaaaactTCCATGGTTCAAGAACCAAAATGCTCTTTGTAAGGTTTATACTTGCATCTGCACCTTTACTCCAGGAGGCCATCCTTCTGGAAGATGCAGAAAGAGTTCATGAAAGCCAATGCTTGGAGATCTTAAAGGAGTTGGTGGGGTTCCCTCGGGCATCTCCTAAATTGGGAATAATATGTAAACCATCAAAAATAGGCAAGGAAGTGCTTTATTGA
- the LOC142161690 gene encoding F-box/FBD/LRR-repeat protein At1g13570-like isoform X1, protein MYEFIYVCLCKSPSAVLFTLQLLKHSSNRLRITMIRCKRVKVEGDKLKLDRLTDLPINVKHQIQEHLSIEDAAKMSVLSRPWRHVWASIPKLVFSAQFCRSKPPDTLVDVINTILSQHVGAIKTFLLNISSIPSSQHPVIDQWMLLLSRNGVVDLTLQNLYNAPYKLPSYMYSVALESLKLSNCIFRPPCSFRGFCKLKKLSLLEVALEFDVSTSCLWMPNLFSLKVRVCGGLPKIYAPELLHIFFFTRSTKTLMLDHFMDCRKLKTVILAKSEKNQDKPMNLTYLLNCWPMIKRLSLDGYYLKSLAYGIEEERLPTCLNRLKALSLFNFNFNDEDQLFSLLRLFGSSPNLEDLLILLTWKKKGGMEVEVNHFERPAYRTLGLNKLQKFKIENFHGSRTKMLFVRFILASAPLLQEAILLEDAERVHESQCLEILKELVGFPRASPKLGIICKPSKIGKEVLY, encoded by the exons ATGTATGAGTTCATATATGTGTGCCTGTGTAAATCCCCTTCCGCCGTTCTATTCACTCTCCAACTCCTCAAGCATTCATCAAAcc GACTGAGAATCACAATGATTCGCTGTAAGAGAGTTAAAGTTGAAGGGGACAAACTTAAACTTGATAGACTGACAGATCTTCCCATCAATGTCAAACACCAGATTCAGGAGCACTTGTCTATTGAGGATGCTGCAAAAATGAGTGTTTTGTCTAGACCGTGGAGACATGTTTGGGCTTCAATCCCCAAGCTTGTATTTTCTGCTCAGTTTTGCCGGAGCAAGCCACCAGACACATTAGTAGATGTCATTAATACAATTCTGTCGCAGCACGTTGGAGCCATTAAGACATTCCTCCTCAATATTTCATCAATACCTTCTTCTCAGCACCCTGTTATAGATCAATGGATGCTATTGTTGTCAAGAAATGGTGTCGTGGATCTTACCCTTCAGAATCTATACAATGCTCCTTATAAATTGCCTTCCTACATGTACAGTGTAGCACTGGAAAGTTTGAAACTGTCCAACTGCATTTTCAGGCCGCCATGCAGCTTTAGGGGTTTCTGCAAGCTCAAAAAGCTTTCACTACTTGAAGTCGCCTTAGAATTTGACGTTTCAACTTCTTGCTTGTGGATGCCAAACCTTTTCAGTCTGAAGGTTAGGGTGTGCGGTGGTCTTCCAAAAATATATGCTCCAGAGCTTTTGCATATATTTTTCTTTACCAGGAGCACCAAAACCCTTATGTTGGATCATTTCATGGACTGTCGGAAGCTGAAAACAGTTATACTTGCAAAATCAGAAAAAAATCAAGATAAACCGATGAACTTGACTTATCTTCTCAACTGCTGGCCTATGATAAAGCGTCTTTCTTTGGACGGTTACTACCTCAAGTCTTTGGCTTATGGTATTGAAGAAGAGAGGCTACCCACATGCCTCAATAGGTTGAAGGCACTTTCTTTATTTAACTTCAATTTTAATGATGAAGATCAATTATTTTCTCTTCTAAGATTGTTTGGAAGTTCTCCCAATTTGGAGGACCTTCTAATTTTGTTGACCTGGAAGAAGAAAGGAGGCATGGAAGTCGAAGTAAATCATTTTGAACGACCAGCCTACAGGACACTAGGACTCAACAAgcttcaaaaatttaaaatagaaaactTCCATGGTTCAAGAACCAAAATGCTCTTTGTAAGGTTTATACTTGCATCTGCACCTTTACTCCAGGAGGCCATCCTTCTGGAAGATGCAGAAAGAGTTCATGAAAGCCAATGCTTGGAGATCTTAAAGGAGTTGGTGGGGTTCCCTCGGGCATCTCCTAAATTGGGAATAATATGTAAACCATCAAAAATAGGCAAGGAAGTGCTTTATTGA